From Haloglomus litoreum, the proteins below share one genomic window:
- a CDS encoding CPBP family intramembrane glutamic endopeptidase: MSVLTDADPTDEEPTAAQPLRAVAASVALTVAGLVASLVGGVALVVPVLVLGLEVQSLPVFLGLAVVGQLGFLVVGYGYARYAGVRVRVAVPSASEAGYALGGTLLSLLLVSVLAAVVSVLGLLPDSVIGGVAETDPTLLLWLALLSVVLVAPAEEFLFRGVIQTRLRRAFGPVAAIVGASILFGSLHLGNYVGTLGPVVAGVLLVSVVGAVMGGLYERTGNLTVPVVAHATYNVVLLVGAYLVP; encoded by the coding sequence ATGAGCGTGCTGACGGACGCGGACCCCACGGACGAAGAGCCAACAGCTGCACAGCCGCTGCGGGCCGTGGCGGCGAGCGTGGCGCTGACCGTCGCGGGGCTGGTCGCCTCCCTCGTCGGCGGGGTCGCGCTGGTCGTCCCGGTGCTCGTCCTCGGGCTGGAGGTCCAGAGCCTCCCGGTCTTCCTCGGGCTGGCTGTCGTGGGCCAGCTCGGGTTCCTCGTGGTCGGCTACGGTTACGCCCGGTACGCGGGCGTCCGGGTCCGGGTGGCGGTCCCGAGCGCCAGCGAGGCCGGCTACGCGCTCGGTGGCACCCTCCTCTCGCTCCTCCTCGTGTCGGTGCTGGCGGCCGTCGTCTCGGTGCTCGGGCTGCTCCCCGACTCCGTCATCGGTGGGGTCGCGGAGACGGACCCGACGCTGCTACTGTGGCTCGCGCTCCTCTCGGTCGTCCTCGTCGCGCCGGCCGAGGAGTTCCTGTTCCGGGGCGTGATCCAGACACGGCTCCGGCGCGCGTTCGGGCCGGTCGCCGCTATCGTGGGGGCGAGTATCCTCTTCGGCTCGCTCCACCTCGGCAACTACGTCGGCACGCTCGGGCCCGTGGTCGCGGGCGTCCTGCTGGTCTCCGTCGTCGGCGCGGTGATGGGCGGGCTCTACGAGCGAACCGGCAACCTGACGGTCCCGGTCGTCGCCCACGCCACGTACAACGTCGTCCTACTGGTGGGCGCGTACCTCGTGCCCTGA
- a CDS encoding threonine aldolase family protein — MPAADTDHDDPIDCRSDTVTRPSDAMREAARDADVGDDVYREDPTVNELERRAADLVGMAAALYVPTGTMGNQVAVRTHTERGQEALVERDSHVYRWELGGLAQHSGLQVRTVDGGDRGVVAPEAVHEGYVEADGHRPGTGLLCLENTHNAKGGTAIAPERIDAAAEAAHSHDVPVHLDGARLFNAAAALDVPAARIAREVDSVMFCLSKGLGAPVGSMLAGDAEFIEAARRHRKLFGGGMRQAGIIAAPGLRALENRDRLAEDHRNAERLAAGLDELAGLSAHDPETNIVLVDTDEPAEDVLARCADAGVLAVPFDDHQVRFCTHLDVSRADVETAVERVFEVV, encoded by the coding sequence ATGCCCGCCGCCGACACCGACCACGACGACCCCATCGACTGCCGCTCCGATACGGTCACCCGCCCGAGCGACGCGATGCGCGAGGCCGCCCGCGACGCCGACGTGGGCGACGACGTCTACCGCGAGGACCCCACCGTCAACGAACTCGAACGGCGCGCGGCCGACCTCGTGGGGATGGCGGCCGCGCTGTACGTCCCGACGGGGACGATGGGCAACCAGGTCGCCGTTCGGACCCACACCGAGCGGGGCCAGGAGGCGCTCGTCGAGCGCGACAGCCACGTCTACCGCTGGGAACTCGGCGGCCTCGCCCAGCACTCGGGCCTGCAGGTCCGCACCGTCGACGGCGGCGACCGCGGCGTCGTGGCGCCCGAGGCCGTCCACGAGGGGTACGTCGAGGCCGACGGCCACCGCCCGGGAACGGGCCTGCTCTGCCTGGAGAACACGCACAACGCGAAGGGGGGCACTGCCATCGCCCCCGAGCGCATCGACGCGGCGGCCGAGGCCGCCCACTCCCACGACGTGCCGGTCCACCTCGACGGGGCGCGCCTGTTCAACGCCGCCGCTGCGCTGGACGTGCCGGCCGCCCGCATCGCGCGCGAGGTCGATTCCGTGATGTTCTGCCTCTCGAAGGGGCTCGGCGCGCCCGTCGGCTCGATGCTCGCGGGCGATGCCGAGTTCATCGAGGCCGCCCGCCGGCACCGGAAGCTGTTCGGTGGCGGGATGCGCCAGGCCGGCATCATCGCCGCGCCCGGCCTCCGTGCGCTGGAGAACCGCGACCGGCTGGCCGAGGATCACCGGAACGCCGAGCGCCTGGCCGCCGGGCTGGACGAGCTGGCCGGGCTCTCGGCGCACGACCCCGAGACGAACATCGTGCTGGTCGACACCGACGAGCCGGCCGAGGACGTCCTGGCGCGCTGTGCGGACGCGGGCGTGCTGGCGGTCCCGTTCGACGACCACCAGGTCCGGTTCTGTACGCATCTGGACGTGAGCCGTGCGGACGTGGAGACGGCCGTGGAGCGGGTCTTCGAGGTGGTGTGA